A genomic stretch from Chitinophaga lutea includes:
- a CDS encoding ABC transporter ATP-binding protein, with amino-acid sequence MTMISLQHLNFSYRKGRPVLSDLQLDLQPGRIYGLLGKNGAGKSSLLYNICGLLFPQSGHCNVLGFNPARRQPAFLQQVYLLPETFDLPDVGIDDYVRLYAPFYPAFDEAAFKKHLGVFDVPHGPTLHALSHGQQKKVLISFALATGAKVLLMDEPTNGLDIPSKRQFRKVIAGCLRDDQCMIISTHQVKDLDSLIDDVLILEDSRIILQEPVSRITEKLSFRQVMSLEETEPPIYSEGALKGYAVVAVNRREEHSGLDMEMFFNAVMVEKEKILPLFNR; translated from the coding sequence ATGACTATGATATCCCTGCAACATCTGAATTTTTCCTACCGCAAAGGACGGCCGGTGTTAAGCGATCTGCAGCTCGATTTGCAGCCGGGCCGTATCTATGGCCTGTTGGGGAAGAACGGTGCCGGGAAAAGCAGCCTCCTGTATAACATTTGCGGCCTGCTGTTCCCCCAATCCGGCCACTGCAACGTGCTCGGCTTTAACCCCGCCCGCCGGCAGCCTGCATTCCTCCAACAGGTGTATTTACTGCCCGAAACGTTCGATCTGCCCGACGTCGGCATCGACGATTATGTAAGGCTGTATGCGCCGTTTTATCCCGCATTCGATGAGGCGGCCTTTAAAAAACACCTCGGTGTGTTTGATGTGCCTCACGGGCCAACATTGCACGCCCTCAGCCACGGACAGCAGAAAAAGGTACTGATCAGTTTTGCATTGGCTACGGGTGCCAAAGTTTTGCTGATGGACGAGCCGACCAATGGCCTCGACATCCCCTCCAAACGCCAGTTCCGCAAAGTGATCGCCGGCTGCCTCCGCGACGATCAGTGCATGATCATCAGCACCCACCAGGTAAAGGATCTCGACAGCCTCATCGATGATGTACTGATCCTGGAAGACAGCCGTATCATTCTCCAGGAGCCGGTCAGCCGCATTACCGAAAAACTCTCCTTCCGCCAGGTTATGAGTCTTGAGGAAACGGAGCCTCCCATTTACAGCGAGGGCGCACTCAAAGGCTACGCCGTGGTAGCCGTCAACCGCCGCGAAGAGCATTCCGGCCTGGATATGGAAATGTTTTTCAACGCCGTGATGGTGGAAAAAGAGAAAATCCTTCCCTTGTTTAACCGGTAA
- a CDS encoding serine hydroxymethyltransferase, producing MQRDQQIFDIIGQELERQRHGIELIASENFTSLQVMQAMGNVMTNKYAEGYPGRRYYGGCEVVDLSEQLAIDRAKQMFGAVYANVQPHSGAQANAAVMLAILQPGDKILGLDLSMGGHLTHGSAVNFSGKLYQPFFYGVNKETGLVEYDKMEEVALAEKPKLIVCGASAYSRDWDYKRIREIADKVGAFVLADIAHPAGLIAKGLLNSPFAHCHFVTTTTHKTLRGPRGGLILMGQDFENPFGLKTPKGEVRMMSSLIDTAVFPGIQGGPLEHVIAAKAVSFFEVLSDEYDVYARQVIRNAQAMARAFMEKNYQIVSGGTDNHLLLIDLRNKNISGKKAEQVLVKADITVNKNMVPFDDKSPFITSGIRVGVPAVTTRGLQEEHMPQIVEWMDKLLLDADNEGLITKVRGEVNEFMKQFQLYPELG from the coding sequence ATGCAAAGAGACCAGCAGATATTTGACATCATTGGCCAGGAACTGGAAAGACAGCGCCACGGCATTGAGCTGATAGCTTCGGAGAACTTCACCAGCCTTCAGGTTATGCAGGCCATGGGCAATGTTATGACCAATAAATACGCAGAAGGGTACCCCGGCCGCCGCTACTATGGTGGTTGCGAAGTGGTGGACCTGAGCGAACAACTGGCCATTGACCGTGCCAAACAGATGTTCGGGGCCGTATATGCCAACGTGCAGCCGCACTCCGGCGCACAGGCCAACGCTGCCGTTATGCTGGCCATCCTGCAGCCCGGCGACAAAATCCTGGGCCTCGACCTGAGCATGGGGGGGCACCTTACCCACGGTTCTGCCGTTAACTTCTCCGGCAAACTGTACCAGCCTTTCTTTTACGGTGTGAATAAAGAAACCGGCCTGGTGGAATACGACAAAATGGAAGAAGTGGCCCTGGCCGAAAAACCGAAACTGATCGTTTGCGGTGCCTCTGCTTACAGCCGCGACTGGGACTATAAACGCATCCGCGAAATCGCCGACAAAGTTGGCGCCTTCGTACTGGCAGACATTGCCCACCCCGCCGGCCTCATCGCGAAAGGGCTGCTTAACTCCCCCTTCGCGCATTGCCATTTCGTGACCACTACCACGCATAAAACACTGCGCGGTCCCCGTGGCGGTTTGATCCTCATGGGCCAGGACTTCGAGAATCCCTTCGGCCTGAAAACGCCCAAAGGTGAGGTGCGCATGATGAGTTCCCTGATCGACACGGCCGTTTTCCCCGGCATACAGGGCGGTCCCCTCGAACATGTGATCGCCGCGAAAGCGGTATCGTTCTTCGAAGTGCTGTCTGACGAGTACGACGTATACGCCCGCCAGGTGATCCGCAATGCCCAGGCCATGGCCCGCGCGTTTATGGAGAAAAATTACCAGATCGTTTCCGGCGGTACCGATAACCACCTGCTGCTGATCGATCTGCGCAATAAAAACATCAGCGGTAAAAAAGCCGAACAGGTGCTCGTGAAAGCAGACATTACCGTGAACAAGAACATGGTGCCGTTCGATGATAAGTCCCCCTTCATCACTTCCGGTATCCGCGTAGGCGTGCCGGCTGTAACCACCCGCGGTTTGCAGGAAGAGCACATGCCGCAGATCGTTGAGTGGATGGATAAACTGCTGCTCGATGCCGACAACGAAGGCCTCATTACCAAAGTACGCGGTGAAGTGAACGAATTTATGAAACAGTTCCAGCTGTATCCTGAGCTGGGTTAA
- a CDS encoding sugar phosphate nucleotidyltransferase, with product MKAIIPVAGAGTKLRPHTYTQPKALIPLAGRTILSIIVDQLVEAGIREFVFVVGYLGEKIQHYVEKKYPDLKVHFVQQNSREGTGHAILLTREVVQNDEVLIVLGDTIVECDFKEVINYPHSLLGVKKVDDPRSFGVAEINDQQTITRVVEKPQIPKSNLALVGLYKIRETEQMYKCLQDNIERQLRSHDEFQLTDALECMIEHGVQFNAFKVSNWFDCGRKDTLLETNAILLKKYKLATNPVLPYENTIIIPPVSIGEGCNIKNSIIGPNVAIGDNTVVSYSIVKDSIIGSFSNLYEVVLKSSLIGSDANIRGLSQSLNIGDNTEIDLG from the coding sequence ATGAAGGCAATCATTCCAGTCGCAGGAGCAGGCACCAAACTGCGCCCACATACATATACGCAGCCCAAAGCCCTGATTCCGCTGGCAGGCCGCACCATCCTGAGCATTATCGTAGACCAGCTGGTGGAAGCCGGCATCCGTGAATTCGTATTTGTGGTGGGTTACCTCGGTGAGAAGATCCAGCATTACGTGGAAAAGAAGTACCCCGACCTGAAGGTGCATTTTGTACAGCAGAATTCCCGCGAAGGCACGGGCCACGCTATTCTGCTCACACGGGAAGTGGTGCAGAACGACGAAGTGCTCATTGTGCTCGGCGACACCATCGTGGAATGCGACTTCAAGGAAGTGATCAATTATCCCCACTCCCTGCTGGGCGTGAAGAAAGTCGACGACCCGCGCAGCTTCGGCGTGGCGGAGATCAACGATCAGCAGACCATCACCCGGGTGGTGGAGAAACCGCAGATCCCCAAATCGAACCTCGCGTTGGTGGGCCTGTACAAAATCCGGGAAACGGAGCAGATGTACAAATGCCTGCAGGATAACATCGAGCGGCAGCTGCGCTCGCACGACGAGTTCCAGCTCACCGATGCGCTGGAGTGCATGATCGAGCACGGCGTGCAGTTCAATGCCTTTAAGGTCAGCAACTGGTTCGACTGCGGGCGGAAAGACACCCTGCTCGAAACCAACGCCATCCTCCTTAAAAAATACAAACTGGCCACCAACCCGGTGCTGCCTTACGAAAACACCATCATCATCCCACCCGTAAGCATTGGCGAAGGCTGCAATATCAAAAACAGCATCATCGGGCCCAATGTGGCCATCGGCGACAATACCGTGGTGAGTTATTCCATCGTGAAAGACTCCATCATCGGCTCTTTCAGTAATCTTTACGAGGTGGTGCTCAAATCTTCCCTCATCGGCAGCGACGCCAATATCCGCGGGCTGAGCCAAAGCCTCAACATCGGCGATAATACCGAGATTGACCTGGGTTAA
- a CDS encoding NAD(P)H-dependent flavin oxidoreductase has translation MAAYSNRVTRLFSTDYPIVQAGMIWASGWRLASAVSNAGGLGLLGAGSMYPDVLREHIQKCKAATSRSFGVNLPLLYPDIDKHIQIILDEGVRIVFTSAGNPKTWTPVLKQHGITVVHVVSSSKFALKSQEAGVDAVVAEGFEAGGHNGREETTTMVLTPGVADAVSIPVISAGGIGSGRAMAAAFALGAEGVQVGSRFVATPEASSHQSFKEAVIKAQEGDTQLSLKKLTPVRLLKNTFFEAVRQAELAGANAETLAALLGRGRAKRGMFDGNLDEGELEIGQVSALIRDIQPAATVLQHIWEEFNAVRKKLAE, from the coding sequence ATGGCCGCATACAGCAACCGCGTTACCAGGCTTTTTTCGACAGACTATCCCATTGTACAGGCCGGCATGATATGGGCCAGCGGCTGGCGTTTGGCCAGCGCGGTCAGCAATGCCGGCGGACTGGGCTTACTCGGCGCGGGCAGCATGTACCCCGACGTATTGCGCGAGCACATCCAGAAATGCAAGGCAGCCACCAGCCGGTCGTTCGGCGTGAACCTGCCGCTCCTCTATCCTGATATCGACAAACATATCCAGATCATCCTCGATGAAGGGGTGCGCATCGTGTTCACCTCCGCCGGCAATCCCAAAACCTGGACGCCCGTGCTCAAACAGCATGGCATCACGGTGGTGCATGTGGTGTCCAGTTCGAAGTTTGCGCTGAAGAGCCAGGAAGCCGGTGTGGATGCGGTGGTAGCCGAAGGGTTCGAAGCGGGCGGGCATAATGGCCGCGAAGAAACCACCACCATGGTGTTGACACCCGGTGTGGCGGACGCGGTGTCGATACCTGTGATCTCAGCCGGAGGCATCGGTTCCGGAAGAGCCATGGCAGCGGCTTTTGCACTGGGCGCCGAGGGCGTGCAGGTGGGCAGCCGTTTTGTAGCCACGCCCGAAGCCTCATCGCACCAAAGCTTCAAAGAAGCCGTGATCAAAGCACAGGAGGGCGACACCCAGCTGTCTCTCAAAAAACTGACTCCTGTTCGCCTGCTGAAAAATACTTTTTTTGAAGCCGTGCGGCAGGCCGAACTGGCCGGCGCCAACGCCGAAACACTCGCTGCCCTGCTGGGCCGGGGCCGGGCCAAACGCGGCATGTTCGACGGCAACCTCGACGAAGGCGAGCTCGAAATCGGCCAGGTAAGCGCCCTCATCCGCGACATACAACCCGCCGCCACCGTGCTGCAGCATATCTGGGAAGAATTCAACGCCGTCCGCAAAAAACTGGCGGAATAA
- a CDS encoding ABC transporter permease, with protein MNKIWIIIKREYLTRVRKKSFVIFTLLLPVLFVGMFLIPIFVMKSGDDEKVAVVDESKIFQGKLADDGGVHYKFIDARIDTLKNTYQQLGYTGVLHIPAMDVNRPPSIVYYSKGQMNVMLKSSMERKLENVLEDKRMELAGIDKNKLEDIRADIDIVNLAGKEEKKGSAGLAYAIGYGAAFLVYIILLVFGTTVMRGVMEEKMNRVAEVMVSTVKPFQLMMGKIVGIAGVGLTQFLIWMVLIIGLYTLMGLFIDPETMNAAANNGMAGGQNETAMKAMKQITFVVESANWPVIISCFIFYFLGGYLFYAALFAAVGSLVNEDPNEAQSLTFPITLPVIISIFIMFAAVRNPNGQLAVWGSIIPFSSPVVMMARIPYGVPGTVPYWQLALSVIFLVAGFIGTTWVAAKIYRTGILLYGKKVTLKEAVRWLGRKN; from the coding sequence ATGAACAAAATCTGGATAATCATCAAGAGAGAATACCTCACAAGGGTCAGAAAAAAATCATTCGTCATCTTTACCCTCCTGCTTCCCGTGCTGTTTGTAGGCATGTTCCTCATCCCCATTTTTGTAATGAAGAGCGGCGACGACGAGAAAGTGGCCGTGGTGGACGAAAGCAAAATATTCCAGGGCAAGCTGGCCGATGATGGCGGCGTGCACTATAAATTCATCGATGCCCGCATCGATACCTTAAAAAATACATACCAGCAACTGGGTTACACCGGCGTGCTGCATATTCCCGCGATGGACGTGAACCGTCCGCCCAGCATAGTGTACTACAGCAAAGGACAGATGAACGTGATGCTGAAAAGCAGCATGGAGCGCAAGCTGGAAAACGTGCTGGAAGACAAGCGCATGGAACTGGCCGGCATCGACAAAAACAAGCTGGAAGACATCCGGGCGGATATCGACATCGTGAACCTGGCCGGCAAAGAAGAAAAGAAGGGCAGCGCAGGCCTGGCGTACGCCATCGGTTATGGGGCGGCCTTCCTCGTATACATCATCCTGCTGGTATTCGGCACCACCGTGATGCGCGGCGTGATGGAAGAAAAGATGAACCGCGTGGCGGAGGTCATGGTATCGACCGTCAAACCTTTCCAGCTGATGATGGGAAAAATCGTCGGCATCGCCGGTGTGGGGCTCACGCAATTCCTTATATGGATGGTGCTGATCATCGGCTTGTACACCCTGATGGGCCTCTTCATTGATCCTGAAACGATGAATGCCGCCGCCAACAACGGCATGGCCGGCGGCCAGAACGAAACGGCGATGAAAGCCATGAAGCAGATCACTTTCGTGGTGGAGAGCGCCAACTGGCCCGTCATCATTTCCTGCTTCATATTTTATTTCCTGGGCGGCTACCTGTTTTACGCTGCGTTGTTCGCCGCGGTGGGCAGCCTGGTGAATGAAGATCCGAACGAGGCGCAGTCGCTCACGTTCCCCATCACCCTGCCTGTGATCATCTCCATCTTCATCATGTTTGCCGCCGTGCGCAATCCCAACGGGCAGCTGGCGGTGTGGGGGAGTATCATCCCCTTCTCGTCTCCCGTGGTGATGATGGCCCGCATTCCTTACGGGGTGCCCGGTACGGTGCCTTACTGGCAATTGGCATTGTCGGTGATTTTCCTGGTAGCTGGTTTCATCGGCACCACCTGGGTGGCCGCAAAGATCTACCGCACGGGCATTCTGCTGTACGGCAAGAAGGTGACGCTGAAAGAAGCGGTGCGGTGGTTAGGCAGAAAAAATTGA
- a CDS encoding ABC transporter ATP-binding protein — translation MNVLELQHLKKHYATHKAVDDISFTIPKGSIFGLLGPNGAGKTTLLRMITGIFYPDAGNIIFDGKRFDPENDVQYIGYMPEERGLYKKMKVGEQALYLAQLKGLSRKDALEKIDYWFKKFDITSWTHKRVEELSKGMQQKVQFISTVMHHPKLLILDEPFSGLDPINSQLIQNEIFEMARNGTTVIFSTHRMEQVEEICDHIVLVNKGRKVLDGPVKQIKQDFKQHLFHIALDQQPNPAQMATHHFTIIGQEDKAYTVRLNEYSQTNDILKHFIHHDIQVNAFREILPTIHEVFITQVRSTEIAAV, via the coding sequence ATGAACGTACTTGAACTGCAGCATCTGAAAAAGCACTACGCTACCCATAAAGCGGTAGACGATATCAGCTTCACCATCCCTAAAGGAAGTATTTTCGGGTTACTGGGCCCCAACGGCGCCGGCAAAACCACCCTCCTCCGCATGATCACCGGTATTTTTTATCCCGATGCGGGCAACATCATTTTCGACGGTAAACGCTTCGACCCCGAAAACGATGTGCAATACATCGGGTATATGCCGGAAGAGCGCGGTCTCTACAAAAAGATGAAAGTCGGCGAACAGGCGCTGTACCTGGCTCAACTGAAAGGACTGAGCCGGAAAGACGCCCTGGAGAAAATCGACTACTGGTTTAAAAAATTCGACATTACCTCATGGACCCACAAAAGAGTGGAAGAGCTCAGTAAAGGCATGCAGCAGAAGGTGCAGTTCATTTCCACCGTGATGCATCACCCCAAACTGCTGATCCTCGACGAACCCTTCTCCGGCCTCGACCCCATCAACTCCCAGCTGATCCAGAACGAGATCTTCGAGATGGCCCGCAACGGCACCACCGTGATCTTTTCCACCCACCGCATGGAGCAGGTGGAAGAAATCTGCGACCACATCGTGCTGGTCAACAAAGGCCGCAAGGTGCTCGACGGACCGGTGAAGCAGATCAAACAGGACTTCAAGCAGCATCTTTTCCATATCGCCCTCGACCAGCAGCCCAACCCGGCGCAGATGGCCACTCATCACTTCACCATCATCGGGCAGGAAGACAAAGCCTATACCGTAAGGCTGAACGAATACAGCCAGACGAACGACATCCTCAAACACTTTATCCATCACGATATACAGGTCAACGCATTCAGGGAAATATTGCCCACCATCCACGAGGTGTTCATCACCCAGGTGCGCAGTACGGAAATCGCAGCAGTATAA
- a CDS encoding NAD(P)/FAD-dependent oxidoreductase, which yields MIQQISLKLLPRDAAHHQHIIKQAAAALGVKPAAITGFNLLKRSIDARSRQAYFVLTLEVFVNEPFIEKQSPFFEYKRPGADAARVIVIGAGPAGLFAALRLIELGLRPVVLERGKDVRARRRDLAALNKTGIVNPESNYCFGEGGAGTYSDGKLYTRSNKRGSINRILHIFRQFGADENIVTDAHPHIGTNKLPHIITAMREQIESSGGEVHFGQKVTGLLRNGDRITGVKTANGESWQAPAVILATGHSARDIFTMLHAQQVLIEAKPFALGVRVEHPQSLIDNAQYHSLFRDEYLPPASYSLVEQVQGRGVFSFCMCPGGIIAPAATAPGELVVNGWSPSKRNNPYANSGMVVTVDESDFAPFAKEGPLAAMYYQQMVERSAYEAGGGNFVAPAQRMTDFVNGKVSASLPDCSYIPGVKSTDLRQVLPAAVHVRLREAFKAFGKKIRGYYTENAILVATESRTSSPVRIPRDADSLEHPQLKGLYPCGEGAGYAGGIVSAAMDGERVAEAIARQIA from the coding sequence ATGATACAACAGATCTCCCTGAAGCTGCTCCCACGCGATGCAGCACATCACCAGCATATTATTAAACAGGCCGCCGCCGCACTGGGGGTGAAGCCTGCCGCCATCACCGGCTTCAATCTGCTCAAACGCTCTATTGACGCACGCTCCAGGCAAGCCTATTTTGTACTGACGCTGGAAGTGTTTGTGAATGAGCCTTTCATAGAAAAACAATCACCCTTCTTCGAGTATAAGCGCCCCGGCGCCGACGCTGCACGCGTGATAGTGATAGGAGCGGGCCCCGCAGGGCTCTTCGCAGCATTGCGCCTCATAGAACTCGGCCTGCGGCCCGTTGTGCTGGAAAGAGGAAAAGACGTGCGGGCCCGGCGCCGCGACCTGGCCGCATTGAACAAAACAGGCATCGTCAACCCCGAGTCGAATTACTGCTTCGGCGAAGGCGGCGCGGGCACTTACTCCGACGGTAAACTGTATACCCGCTCCAATAAGCGCGGCAGCATCAACCGTATCCTGCACATCTTCCGCCAGTTCGGAGCCGACGAAAATATCGTGACCGACGCGCACCCGCATATCGGCACCAACAAACTGCCCCACATCATCACTGCCATGCGCGAACAGATCGAGAGCAGCGGGGGTGAAGTGCATTTCGGGCAGAAGGTGACGGGGCTCCTCCGCAACGGCGACCGCATCACGGGCGTTAAAACCGCCAACGGCGAAAGCTGGCAGGCGCCTGCTGTCATATTGGCTACCGGGCATTCCGCCCGCGACATCTTCACCATGCTGCACGCGCAGCAGGTGCTGATCGAAGCCAAACCCTTCGCCCTCGGCGTACGGGTAGAACATCCCCAGTCGCTGATCGACAACGCACAATACCACAGCCTCTTCCGCGACGAATACCTGCCACCTGCCAGCTACAGCCTCGTTGAGCAGGTACAGGGCCGCGGCGTGTTCTCTTTCTGCATGTGCCCTGGCGGCATCATCGCGCCGGCCGCCACCGCGCCAGGCGAACTGGTGGTCAACGGCTGGTCGCCCTCCAAGCGCAATAACCCCTACGCCAACTCGGGCATGGTGGTAACGGTGGACGAAAGCGATTTCGCTCCTTTCGCCAAAGAAGGCCCGCTGGCCGCCATGTATTACCAGCAGATGGTGGAGCGCTCCGCCTACGAAGCGGGTGGGGGTAATTTCGTGGCGCCCGCCCAGCGCATGACCGATTTCGTGAACGGAAAAGTATCGGCCTCGCTGCCCGACTGCTCCTACATCCCCGGTGTGAAAAGCACAGACCTGCGCCAGGTGCTGCCCGCGGCGGTACACGTGCGCCTCCGCGAAGCTTTCAAGGCGTTCGGCAAAAAGATAAGAGGGTACTATACGGAAAATGCCATACTGGTCGCCACGGAATCACGCACCTCTTCTCCCGTGCGCATCCCCCGCGACGCGGATTCCCTCGAACATCCGCAGCTCAAAGGACTATACCCCTGCGGCGAAGGCGCAGGGTATGCCGGCGGCATCGTGTCTGCCGCCATGGACGGCGAACGCGTGGCGGAAGCCATTGCCCGGCAGATAGCATAA
- a CDS encoding DUF3127 domain-containing protein has protein sequence MSFEITGKLVVKYNTVQRSESFKTREFVIEKSDDINGRVITNYIKFQSVQDRTSIVDRHNEGEMVKVYFNIKGTRWEKDGKVNYITNLDAWRMESMMQAQPGGDRQPDYNTSQEAPSGNSGDDLPF, from the coding sequence ATGAGTTTTGAAATTACCGGAAAGCTGGTAGTGAAGTATAATACGGTTCAGCGCAGTGAATCATTCAAGACCCGGGAGTTCGTGATTGAGAAGTCCGACGATATCAACGGCCGGGTGATAACAAACTATATCAAGTTTCAGTCTGTGCAGGATCGGACCAGCATCGTGGATCGTCACAATGAGGGAGAAATGGTTAAAGTTTATTTTAATATAAAAGGCACCCGCTGGGAGAAAGACGGTAAAGTGAATTACATTACCAATCTCGACGCATGGCGCATGGAAAGCATGATGCAGGCGCAACCCGGCGGCGACCGTCAGCCCGACTACAATACCTCGCAGGAAGCGCCTTCCGGCAACAGCGGGGACGATTTGCCCTTTTAA
- the dnaA gene encoding chromosomal replication initiator protein DnaA, with product MNKTCEQVWERCLNIIRDIVEWQPFKTWFEPIKPVKLENNVLTIQVPSQFFYEYLEEHYVGLLGKTIKRELGKEARLEYRIVVENGTPHQHPKTVNMPTQFTKPQKDSEVDFPLTIQNPVKNPFVIPGIKRVQIDSQLNHNYTFEAFIEGDCNRVARRAGKTVSDKPGGTSFNPLVIYGSVGLGKTHLAQAIGNEVKRQSPNKAVLYVSAEKFINQFIDHSKNNIINDFIHFYQLIDVLIVDDIQFFARAEKSQDAFFAIFNHLHQSGKQLILTSDKPPKDLDGVQERLLSRFRWGLSADIQLPDFETRMEILEMKMRNDGLEMPKEVVKYVAYNIQSNVRELEGALISLLAQSSLNRKEIDLELAKRVLKSFVKTSSKEITIDSIQKMVCEYFDVPYDKLLQKTRKREIVQARQITMYLAKSFTKNSLKTIGEHFGGRDHTTVIHSCQTVKDLMDTDNSFRDSVIELQQKVQLAAM from the coding sequence ATGAATAAAACTTGCGAACAAGTTTGGGAAAGGTGTCTGAATATAATCAGGGATATTGTGGAATGGCAGCCATTCAAAACATGGTTTGAACCGATAAAACCCGTAAAGCTTGAAAACAATGTTTTAACCATCCAGGTCCCCAGCCAGTTTTTTTATGAATATCTGGAAGAGCATTATGTAGGTCTGTTAGGCAAAACCATCAAACGTGAATTAGGAAAGGAAGCCAGGCTGGAATACCGCATCGTGGTTGAAAATGGTACACCCCACCAACATCCTAAAACGGTGAACATGCCCACGCAGTTTACCAAGCCTCAGAAAGACAGCGAAGTAGATTTCCCCCTGACCATCCAGAACCCGGTCAAAAATCCCTTTGTGATCCCGGGCATCAAACGGGTGCAGATCGATTCCCAGCTGAATCATAATTATACGTTCGAAGCCTTCATCGAGGGCGACTGCAACCGTGTGGCGCGCAGGGCGGGCAAAACCGTGTCAGACAAGCCGGGCGGCACCTCCTTCAACCCCCTGGTGATCTACGGCAGCGTAGGCCTGGGGAAAACCCACCTCGCACAGGCCATCGGCAACGAAGTGAAAAGGCAGAGCCCGAACAAAGCCGTACTGTACGTCAGCGCGGAAAAATTCATCAACCAGTTCATCGATCACTCGAAAAATAACATCATCAACGATTTTATACATTTCTACCAGCTGATAGACGTATTGATCGTAGACGATATCCAGTTCTTCGCCCGCGCCGAAAAATCGCAGGACGCATTCTTCGCCATCTTCAACCACCTCCACCAGAGCGGCAAACAGCTGATTCTGACTTCGGACAAACCGCCCAAAGACCTCGACGGCGTACAGGAACGCCTCCTGAGCCGCTTCCGCTGGGGCCTGAGCGCAGACATCCAGCTGCCCGACTTTGAGACCCGGATGGAGATACTGGAGATGAAGATGCGCAACGATGGCCTCGAGATGCCGAAAGAAGTAGTGAAATACGTAGCCTACAACATTCAGAGCAACGTACGCGAGCTAGAAGGCGCGCTCATTTCCCTGCTGGCACAATCGTCCCTTAACCGCAAAGAGATCGACCTGGAGCTGGCCAAACGCGTGCTGAAATCGTTCGTTAAAACCTCCTCCAAGGAAATCACCATCGACAGCATCCAGAAAATGGTCTGCGAATACTTCGATGTGCCTTACGACAAGCTGCTGCAGAAAACCCGCAAACGCGAAATCGTACAGGCCCGCCAGATTACCATGTACCTGGCCAAGAGCTTTACCAAAAATTCACTCAAAACCATCGGCGAACACTTCGGCGGCCGCGACCACACCACCGTGATCCACTCCTGCCAGACCGTGAAAGACCTGATGGACACCGATAACAGTTTCCGCGACAGCGTGATCGAATTGCAACAAAAAGTGCAACTCGCCGCTATGTAA